Proteins found in one Planococcus citri chromosome 2, ihPlaCitr1.1, whole genome shotgun sequence genomic segment:
- the LOC135835795 gene encoding neuronal synaptobrevin-like isoform X1, which produces MDRSDLGPGSSDGIVGGPRTPQQIAAQKRLQQTQAQVDEVVDIMKTNVEKVLERDQKLSELDDRADALQQGASQFEQQAGKLKRKFWLQNLKMMIAMGVIGFIILAIIVLKIMPEDTQGKRR; this is translated from the exons GTCAGATTTAGGACCCGGCAGTAGCGATGGAATCGTGGGAGGTCCTCGAACTCCTCAACAAATTGCTGCCCAAAAACGTCTGCAACAAACTCAAGCACAAGTTGACGAA GTTGTTGATATTATGAAAACGAATGTGGAAAAAGTATTAGAAAGAGATCAGAAATTATCCGAATTAGATGACCGAGCAG ATGCTCTTCAACAAGGTGCCTCTCAGTTCGAACAACAAGCTggtaaattaaaaagaaaattttggttacagaaTTTAAAA aTGATGAtcgcaatgggagtaattggaTTCATAATTTTAGCTATTATTGTTT TAAAAATTATGCCAGAAGACACGCAGGGAAAACGACGCTAA
- the LOC135835795 gene encoding neuronal synaptobrevin-like isoform X2, producing MSDLGPGSSDGIVGGPRTPQQIAAQKRLQQTQAQVDEVVDIMKTNVEKVLERDQKLSELDDRADALQQGASQFEQQAGKLKRKFWLQNLKMMIAMGVIGFIILAIIVLKIMPEDTQGKRR from the exons GTCAGATTTAGGACCCGGCAGTAGCGATGGAATCGTGGGAGGTCCTCGAACTCCTCAACAAATTGCTGCCCAAAAACGTCTGCAACAAACTCAAGCACAAGTTGACGAA GTTGTTGATATTATGAAAACGAATGTGGAAAAAGTATTAGAAAGAGATCAGAAATTATCCGAATTAGATGACCGAGCAG ATGCTCTTCAACAAGGTGCCTCTCAGTTCGAACAACAAGCTggtaaattaaaaagaaaattttggttacagaaTTTAAAA aTGATGAtcgcaatgggagtaattggaTTCATAATTTTAGCTATTATTGTTT TAAAAATTATGCCAGAAGACACGCAGGGAAAACGACGCTAA
- the Atg8a gene encoding gamma-aminobutyric acid receptor-associated protein has protein sequence MKFNYKEEHSFEARKTEGEKIRKKYPDRVPVIVEKAPKARIGDLDKKKYLVPSDLTVGQFYFLIRKRVHLRPEDALFFFVNNVIPPTSATMGSLYQEHHEEDYFLYIAFSDENVYGN, from the exons atgaaatttaattacaaAGAAGAACATTCGTTCGAAGCTAGGAAGACAGAAGGTGAAAAAATCCGTAAGAAATACCCCGACAGAGTTCCA GTGATCGTCGAGAAAGCCCCGAAAGCTCGGATTGGAGACTTAGATAAGAAAAAATACCTCGTACCGTCTGATTTAACTGTTGGCCAATTCTATTTCTTAATCCGTAAGAGAGTTCACCTTCGTCCTGAAGACGCTTTGTTTTTCTTCGTTAACAATGTCATTCCACCTACTAGTGCTACGATGGGATCCTTATATCAG GAACATCACGAAGAAGATTACTTTTTATACATCGCATTCAGCGACGAAAACGTTTACGGTAATTGA